In Taeniopygia guttata chromosome Z, bTaeGut7.mat, whole genome shotgun sequence, one genomic interval encodes:
- the SMN1 gene encoding survival motor neuron protein isoform X2: MADAVLFRRGAGQSDDSDIWDDTALIKAYDKAVASFKNALKNGETSEPSDKQEESVVIKRKINRMIGNRNKCNTKCNTAPLKQWKVGDSCSAVWSEDGHLYLATIASINQKRGTCVVTYTGYGNQEKQNLSDLLPPSSDEIVNGMGHSGENENETPYSTDESEKSSQSPRNKNNCTKARFSPQNLRFSTPPPPAPGLRRSGSKFKAPPSFLSCWPPPFPAGPPLIPPPPPMRPDSAEDDEALGSMLIAWYMSGYHTGYYLGLKQSRMEAALERQTHAK, from the exons ATGGCGGACGCGGTGCTGTTCCGGCGCGGCGCGGGCCAG AGCGACGACTCGGACATCTGGGACGACACGGCCCTCATCAAGGCGTACGACAAGGCGGTGGCCTCCTTCAAG AATGCCTTAAAGAATGGGGAGACCTCGGAACCTTCAGACAAGCAGGAGGAGAGCGTGGtgataaagagaaaaattaatagaaTGATCGGAAATAGAAACAAGTGCAATACCAAGTGCAATACAGCGCCTTTGAAACAG TGGAAGGTTGGTGacagctgcagtgctgtttgGTCTGAGGATGGTCATTTGTATCTAGCAACTATTGCCTCCATCAACCAGAAGAGAGGCACATGTGTTGTCACTTACACAGGATATGGAAATCAGGAGAAGCAGAATTTGTCTGATCTACTTCCTCCATCCAGTGATGAAATAGTAAATGGGATGGGGCATTCTGGGGAG AATGAAAATGAGACTCCATATTCAACAGATGAAAGTGAAAAATCTTCTCAGTCACCTCGAAACAAAAACAACTGCACAAAAGCAagattttcccctcaaaatttgagattttccacaccaccaccaccagcccCAGGCTTAAGAAGG tCTGGATCAAAATTCAAGGCACCTCCATCATTTTTATCTTGCTGGccccctcccttcccagcaGGACCACCA TTAATTCCTCCTCCACCACCCATGAGGCCAGACTCTGCTGAGGACGATGAAGCATTGGGGAGCATGTTGATAGCCTGGTACATGAGTGGTTACCACACTGGATATTACCTG GGTTTAAAACAAAGCCGAATGGAAGCAGCGTTGGAGAGACAAACACATGCAAAGTAA
- the SMN1 gene encoding survival motor neuron protein isoform X3, with translation MADAVLFRRGAGQSDDSDIWDDTALIKAYDKAVASFKNALKNGETSEPSDKQEESVVIKRKINRMIGNRNKCNTKCNTAPLKQNENETPYSTDESEKSSQSPRNKNNCTKARFSPQNLRFSTPPPPAPGLRRSGSKFKAPPSFLSCWPPPFPAGPPLIPPPPPMRPDSAEDDEALGSMLIAWYMSGYHTGYYLGLKQSRMEAALERQTHAK, from the exons ATGGCGGACGCGGTGCTGTTCCGGCGCGGCGCGGGCCAG AGCGACGACTCGGACATCTGGGACGACACGGCCCTCATCAAGGCGTACGACAAGGCGGTGGCCTCCTTCAAG AATGCCTTAAAGAATGGGGAGACCTCGGAACCTTCAGACAAGCAGGAGGAGAGCGTGGtgataaagagaaaaattaatagaaTGATCGGAAATAGAAACAAGTGCAATACCAAGTGCAATACAGCGCCTTTGAAACAG AATGAAAATGAGACTCCATATTCAACAGATGAAAGTGAAAAATCTTCTCAGTCACCTCGAAACAAAAACAACTGCACAAAAGCAagattttcccctcaaaatttgagattttccacaccaccaccaccagcccCAGGCTTAAGAAGG tCTGGATCAAAATTCAAGGCACCTCCATCATTTTTATCTTGCTGGccccctcccttcccagcaGGACCACCA TTAATTCCTCCTCCACCACCCATGAGGCCAGACTCTGCTGAGGACGATGAAGCATTGGGGAGCATGTTGATAGCCTGGTACATGAGTGGTTACCACACTGGATATTACCTG GGTTTAAAACAAAGCCGAATGGAAGCAGCGTTGGAGAGACAAACACATGCAAAGTAA
- the SMN1 gene encoding survival motor neuron protein isoform X1: MALKAVCSPQSDDSDIWDDTALIKAYDKAVASFKNALKNGETSEPSDKQEESVVIKRKINRMIGNRNKCNTKCNTAPLKQWKVGDSCSAVWSEDGHLYLATIASINQKRGTCVVTYTGYGNQEKQNLSDLLPPSSDEIVNGMGHSGENENETPYSTDESEKSSQSPRNKNNCTKARFSPQNLRFSTPPPPAPGLRRSGSKFKAPPSFLSCWPPPFPAGPPLIPPPPPMRPDSAEDDEALGSMLIAWYMSGYHTGYYLVCAAVVLKCLGNFALLLVLLFAARSHTGRAAF; encoded by the exons ATGGCGCTAAAGGCTGTGTGCTCTCCCCAGAGCGACGACTCGGACATCTGGGACGACACGGCCCTCATCAAGGCGTACGACAAGGCGGTGGCCTCCTTCAAG AATGCCTTAAAGAATGGGGAGACCTCGGAACCTTCAGACAAGCAGGAGGAGAGCGTGGtgataaagagaaaaattaatagaaTGATCGGAAATAGAAACAAGTGCAATACCAAGTGCAATACAGCGCCTTTGAAACAG TGGAAGGTTGGTGacagctgcagtgctgtttgGTCTGAGGATGGTCATTTGTATCTAGCAACTATTGCCTCCATCAACCAGAAGAGAGGCACATGTGTTGTCACTTACACAGGATATGGAAATCAGGAGAAGCAGAATTTGTCTGATCTACTTCCTCCATCCAGTGATGAAATAGTAAATGGGATGGGGCATTCTGGGGAG AATGAAAATGAGACTCCATATTCAACAGATGAAAGTGAAAAATCTTCTCAGTCACCTCGAAACAAAAACAACTGCACAAAAGCAagattttcccctcaaaatttgagattttccacaccaccaccaccagcccCAGGCTTAAGAAGG tCTGGATCAAAATTCAAGGCACCTCCATCATTTTTATCTTGCTGGccccctcccttcccagcaGGACCACCA TTAATTCCTCCTCCACCACCCATGAGGCCAGACTCTGCTGAGGACGATGAAGCATTGGGGAGCATGTTGATAGCCTGGTACATGAGTGGTTACCACACTGGATATTACCTGGTATGTGCTGCTGTAGTTTTGAAGTGTCTTGGTAATTTTGCACTGCTATTGGTGCTCCTGTTTGCAGCAAGAAGCCATACAGGGAGGGCTGCTTTTTAG